The Drosophila teissieri strain GT53w chromosome X, Prin_Dtei_1.1, whole genome shotgun sequence genome has a segment encoding these proteins:
- the LOC122624376 gene encoding uncharacterized protein LOC122624376, which produces MELSQLEDLYHWRRSLWGLGEEAIRMPLSCSSCPPSDLRQLFDWLASLELPMLQDETPPPSFYFDLLESKAVALDRSVHSGKLLVTLGSQTEKVPEEYVSHTLALLATTALQLSRTGDAPASTCHAASGDAVPLPVLQDTGTCPNVELPTLVEIGTGPELAHTPRMVEQGTGPDPNPVSMDTDGRMPHASSESLSAVLMRALLGMSVWYALYVLSSITVETFMTHVWEAFVRDLPPSRTPPVEETPAFLSAGIWQRIVAKLAELRTRLP; this is translated from the coding sequence ATGGAGCTCTCCCAACTGGAGGACCTATACCACTGGCGCCGCTCACTTTGGGGGCTGGGCGAAGAAGCTATCCGTATGCCATtgagctgcagctcctgcccACCGAGCGATCTTCGCCAGCTGTTCGATTGGTTAGCATCTTTGGAGCTGCCCATGCTGCAGGACGAGACACCGCCGCCCAGTTTCTACTTCGATTTGCTGGAGTCCAAAGCCGTGGCACTTGACCGCAGTGTGCACAGCGGCAAGCTGCTCGTAACGCTCGGTAGTCAGACCGAGAAAGTTCCGGAGGAGTATGTGTCCCACACACTGGCGTTGCTGGCGACCACGGCTCTGCAGCTATCAAGAACTGGAGATGCGCCAGCCTCCACATGTCATGCCGCATCTGGTGATGCAGTACCACTTCCAGTGTTGCAGGACACCGGAACCTGCCCCAATGTGGAGCTTCCCACATTGGTGGAGATCGGAACTGGTCCCGAGTTGGCGCACACTCCCAGGATGGTGGAGCAGGGAACTGGACCCGACCCCAATCCGGTTTCGATGGACACAGATGGACGCATGCCACATGCGAGCAGCGAATCGTTGTCCGCCGTGTTGATGAGGGCGCTCCTGGGGATGTCCGTGTGGTACGCCCTCTATGTCCTCTCCAGCATCACCGTCGAGACCTTCATGACCCACGTGTGGGAGGCCTTCGTCCGGGACTTGCCACCGTCGCGGACTCCGCCGGTCGAGGAGACGCCCGCATTCCTGTCCGCAGGCATTTGGCAACGGATTGTCGCCAAGCTGGCGGAGCTGCGAACCCGATTGCCCTAA